Proteins co-encoded in one Deferribacterota bacterium genomic window:
- a CDS encoding cytochrome ubiquinol oxidase subunit I, with protein MEALTLARLQFAMTTIFHFFFVPLTLGLIILIAIMETIYVKTGNEMYKSMAKFWGKIFLANFAIGVV; from the coding sequence ATGGAGGCATTGACCCTTGCAAGATTGCAGTTTGCAATGACAACAATATTCCACTTCTTTTTTGTTCCACTAACATTAGGGCTTATTATTCTAATTGCGATAATGGAGACGATATATGTAAAAACTGGTAATGAAATGTATAAATCTATGGCAAAATTCTGGGGTAAAATATTTTTAGCTAATTTTGCAATAGGTGTTGTT